A section of the Leptotrichia buccalis C-1013-b genome encodes:
- a CDS encoding aminopeptidase, translating into MTKENLWKNYTDEQKEVIFEFAEKYKKYLDSAKTEREFVDLTEKELKKNGFVDINEKNELKKGDKIYFNNRNKNIIAVIVGNDIKSGINMIVSHVDSPRLDLKPNPIMEEEEFALLNTHYYGGIKKYQWAATPLALHGVVFLKNGEKVTLSIGENDDEPVFSMPDILPHLAYNVQDNRKARDVIKGEELKLLFGNMPLNDENVNKKIKQFVLDKLKKDYGIEEDDFFTAELEVVPTGKLRDVGLDKSMIGGYGQDDRICAYTSLRALFDVKETEKTVMVYLTDKEEIGSEGSTSLKSTLPEYVVGKMLSLTEKNYNDQILRETLWNSKALSSDVTAALNPVFKSVHDVENAARLSYGLAFAKYTGSRGKVMANDADAEFIQEIRQIFDKNDIKYQSGGFGKVDEGGGGTVAKFLAYYGIRTIDAGPSLLSMHSLFEISSKADLYETYRAYKVFFELK; encoded by the coding sequence ATGACAAAGGAAAATTTGTGGAAAAATTATACTGATGAACAAAAGGAAGTAATTTTTGAATTTGCTGAAAAGTATAAAAAATATTTGGATTCTGCAAAAACTGAAAGAGAATTTGTGGATTTGACGGAAAAAGAGTTAAAGAAAAACGGATTTGTTGACATTAATGAAAAAAATGAATTGAAAAAGGGAGATAAAATTTATTTTAACAACAGAAATAAAAATATTATTGCAGTAATTGTTGGAAATGATATAAAAAGTGGAATTAATATGATTGTTTCTCACGTGGATTCGCCAAGACTGGATTTAAAGCCAAATCCGATAATGGAAGAAGAAGAATTTGCACTACTAAACACGCATTATTATGGTGGAATAAAAAAATATCAATGGGCTGCAACTCCGCTAGCATTACATGGTGTAGTTTTCTTAAAAAATGGAGAAAAAGTGACACTTTCGATTGGGGAAAATGATGATGAGCCTGTATTCAGCATGCCTGATATATTGCCACATTTGGCGTATAATGTACAGGATAACAGAAAAGCTAGAGATGTGATAAAAGGCGAAGAGTTAAAATTATTATTTGGAAATATGCCTTTAAATGATGAAAATGTAAATAAAAAGATAAAGCAGTTTGTGCTTGATAAATTGAAAAAAGATTACGGAATAGAAGAAGATGATTTCTTTACGGCGGAGCTGGAAGTTGTGCCTACTGGGAAATTGCGGGATGTGGGGCTTGATAAGAGCATGATAGGAGGATATGGGCAAGATGACAGAATTTGTGCATATACTTCGCTTAGAGCCTTGTTTGATGTTAAGGAAACTGAGAAAACTGTTATGGTGTATTTGACGGATAAAGAAGAAATTGGAAGTGAAGGCTCGACAAGCCTGAAATCAACATTGCCTGAATATGTTGTTGGAAAAATGCTTTCACTTACAGAAAAAAATTACAATGATCAGATATTAAGAGAAACTTTGTGGAACTCAAAAGCCTTGTCATCAGATGTTACGGCTGCATTGAATCCAGTGTTTAAATCAGTTCACGATGTGGAAAATGCGGCAAGACTATCTTATGGGCTGGCATTCGCAAAATATACGGGAAGCCGCGGGAAAGTTATGGCAAATGATGCCGATGCAGAGTTTATTCAGGAAATAAGACAAATATTTGATAAGAATGATATTAAATACCAATCTGGAGGATTTGGAAAGGTAGATGAAGGTGGAGGCGGTACTGTTGCTAAGTTCTTGGCTTATTATGGAATCAGAACGATAGATGCAGGGCCTTCACTTTTATCAATGCACTCTTTGTTTGAGATTTCATCAAAAG